A stretch of the Rodentibacter haemolyticus genome encodes the following:
- a CDS encoding P22AR C-terminal domain-containing protein, with product MTNLTILSNKIRSQESLYSLNDLHIASGGDIKHAPYRFTRLDTTQELIKEIENERSPDLVIALKSVRGGRNPELQGTWACEELVLSYAMWISPKFHLIVLRAFLAMHRNEPKQLALPEPEKKFTFEFTESDLQEMAWDWFALVKCVEFTGYLIPALDAIQSKFAPQAHSIVAEYGSMLRRHQSLIQKLTAQFEVKTWGDENWNRVLPTIRDNDILNPRKRLLRHNF from the coding sequence ATGACAAACTTAACTATTCTTTCAAACAAAATCCGTTCTCAAGAAAGTCTTTATTCTCTTAATGATTTACATATAGCGAGTGGTGGTGATATTAAACACGCACCGTATCGTTTTACTCGTCTTGATACTACTCAAGAACTTATTAAAGAGATTGAAAATGAGCGATCACCAGATCTGGTGATCGCACTAAAATCAGTACGTGGAGGTCGCAATCCTGAATTGCAAGGAACGTGGGCTTGCGAAGAACTCGTTCTTTCCTACGCAATGTGGATTAGCCCTAAATTCCACTTAATTGTATTGAGAGCATTTTTAGCAATGCACCGAAACGAGCCGAAACAACTCGCCCTACCCGAACCTGAAAAGAAATTCACTTTTGAATTCACAGAAAGCGACTTACAAGAGATGGCTTGGGATTGGTTCGCTCTAGTCAAATGCGTAGAATTTACAGGCTATCTGATTCCAGCATTAGATGCCATTCAATCCAAATTCGCTCCACAAGCACACAGTATCGTGGCGGAATACGGCTCAATGCTACGCCGTCATCAATCCCTAATCCAAAAGCTAACGGCTCAATTTGAAGTCAAAACTTGGGGCGATGAAAACTGGAACAGAGTGCTACCCACCATTCGGGATAACGATATTCTTAACCCGAGAAAACGGCTACTACGCCACAATTTCTAA
- a CDS encoding phage antirepressor N-terminal domain-containing protein, giving the protein MKTLKANFLGLDILVINHENKPYVPMKQIAENIGLVWHAQFERLQRNEVLSQGIRVIRIPSNGGEQDAVCLPLYYLNGWLFGVNPSRVKPEIKAKLIEYQKDCYEVLWDYWTLGVAKWEDIRQQREELEENESVSKKRGSEAGRALQKRKMEKHNYVDSVRRLERMEQLNFAF; this is encoded by the coding sequence GTGAAAACATTAAAAGCAAATTTTTTAGGCTTGGATATTTTAGTGATTAATCATGAAAACAAGCCTTATGTTCCGATGAAACAAATTGCTGAAAATATCGGTTTAGTTTGGCACGCACAATTTGAGCGTTTACAGCGTAATGAAGTTTTATCACAAGGTATTCGTGTAATACGAATACCTTCAAATGGTGGGGAACAAGATGCGGTTTGTTTGCCACTTTACTATCTCAATGGATGGTTATTTGGGGTAAATCCTTCTCGTGTTAAACCTGAAATTAAAGCCAAGCTCATTGAATATCAAAAAGATTGCTACGAAGTGCTATGGGATTATTGGACGTTGGGCGTGGCAAAATGGGAAGATATTCGCCAACAACGTGAAGAATTGGAAGAAAATGAAAGCGTGTCTAAAAAACGCGGCAGTGAAGCTGGAAGAGCACTACAAAAGCGAAAGATGGAAAAGCACAATTATGTAGATAGTGTGCGACGATTAGAAAGAATGGAACAACTGAATTTTGCGTTTTGA
- a CDS encoding C40 family peptidase — translation MNEIEQQILTYAKSKEPHECCGFVVLKQGESQPHFLPCENIAGNPVNHFEISPDDYLKAEDLGEVLALVHSHPNGKPVLSQADLQTQLYCQLDFWLVCDEQIHLFPKIPLLIGREFHHGKMDCYTLYRDFYRLAGYEMAHYERDDYWWEDGFNLYLDNIEKEGFERITDPQELQIGDVVLIQVGADVPNHAAIYVGDQMVLHHAPKRLSKRDLYDGYWLKHTHSIWRFKQWSRLNFTVPLNSLALSLN, via the coding sequence ATGAACGAGATTGAACAACAGATCTTAACCTACGCCAAATCCAAAGAACCGCACGAATGTTGCGGTTTTGTTGTTTTAAAACAAGGGGAAAGCCAACCGCACTTTTTGCCTTGTGAGAATATAGCGGGCAATCCGGTAAACCATTTTGAAATCTCACCGGATGATTATCTAAAAGCGGAAGACTTGGGTGAAGTTTTGGCGCTGGTGCACTCGCACCCGAATGGCAAACCGGTGTTATCTCAAGCGGATTTACAAACGCAGTTATATTGCCAGTTGGATTTTTGGCTGGTGTGTGATGAACAAATTCACCTTTTCCCGAAAATCCCGCTGCTTATCGGGCGTGAATTTCATCACGGCAAAATGGATTGCTACACACTCTACCGTGATTTCTATCGCCTCGCGGGCTATGAAATGGCGCATTACGAACGTGATGATTATTGGTGGGAAGATGGCTTTAACCTCTATCTTGACAACATCGAAAAAGAGGGATTTGAGCGAATAACCGATCCGCAAGAGCTACAAATCGGCGATGTAGTTTTAATTCAGGTTGGGGCAGATGTGCCGAACCACGCGGCGATTTATGTAGGCGATCAAATGGTGTTACACCACGCACCTAAACGTTTATCAAAACGTGATCTTTATGACGGTTACTGGCTTAAACACACCCATAGTATTTGGAGATTTAAACAATGGTCAAGGTTAAATTTTACGGTGCCCTTAAACAGTTTGGCACTGAGTTTGAATTAG
- a CDS encoding tail assembly protein: MVKVKFYGALKQFGTEFELEAENTAEIIRALITQIPNLRHFLQRGLFKVRIGKDYLDSRYVEKGMFYRLKDNITVHFTPVLKGAKKAGLFNVVVGAVLIAASWYAGGAAGWAYLGASGYGMATMAFMAGASMILSGVSQMLTKMPGFDSGRGDDKEKKQSTSFSNLGNLVAQGRPVPLAYGLIRTGSLIISQGVETVDVDVNESKDDSENNRRPVGAFVRR; encoded by the coding sequence ATGGTCAAGGTTAAATTTTACGGTGCCCTTAAACAGTTTGGCACTGAGTTTGAATTAGAGGCGGAAAATACCGCTGAAATTATTCGTGCGCTGATAACCCAAATCCCCAACCTACGCCATTTTTTACAACGAGGCTTATTTAAAGTGAGGATTGGGAAAGATTATCTTGATAGCCGCTATGTGGAAAAAGGGATGTTCTATCGGTTAAAGGACAACATAACGGTGCATTTTACCCCGGTGCTGAAAGGGGCGAAGAAAGCGGGGTTATTTAACGTTGTTGTCGGTGCAGTTTTAATCGCAGCTTCTTGGTATGCCGGTGGTGCAGCGGGTTGGGCTTATTTAGGAGCGAGTGGATACGGAATGGCAACAATGGCATTTATGGCTGGTGCTTCAATGATTTTGAGCGGTGTGTCACAAATGCTAACAAAAATGCCTGGTTTTGATAGCGGAAGGGGAGATGATAAAGAAAAAAAACAATCTACCTCATTTTCTAACTTGGGAAATTTAGTCGCACAAGGTCGCCCGGTGCCGTTGGCTTATGGGTTAATTCGTACCGGGTCTCTGATAATTTCGCAGGGGGTTGAAACAGTTGATGTAGATGTGAATGAGTCAAAAGATGACAGTGAGAATAATCGCCGTCCGGTAGGTGCTTTTGTAAGGAGATAA